The genomic interval AGTGAGGCATTATTAGTTCCTTCTCTTTAGTGACAAAGGCCACATTCATATTAGGCCCTTCTGCAACAAAACCTTCATCATCAAGCCAAATGCCTACAAAAGCACCAGCTTCTTCAGCTTCAACCTTTGAGAGCACATTTGGAAGATAATTCACACTCTTAGTAATGGCAAACTTGGGGTGTTTAATGGGAACAGATGAAGTAACAACTTTAACTCCCCTGGAATTAAGCGACGATGGTGACAGATCCTGTATTACTATTGCATAAAGACTTGACTGGTGGCAGTTAGAGGGAGATAACTGAAAGTCACCAGGTCCTGCTGAGAGCCAATATCTTAGTGATCCTTTTCTACACTTGGAAGCACTTACAGTTTGTATTAGTATTCTCCTTATGCTTCCACGATCAAATGGGGGATCTATTTTAGACATGAATGCTGAACTTAAAAAGCGATCAAGGTGTTGATCTAGCTCATATAGGTATCTATAATGCACACAATACACCATTTGATTGCTttagaaaatagaaaacaaaagagtaaaTATCATTTtgaggtggaaatcactaacccATCCACTATTGCAGCAGTATCAAACACACCGTGGCCCCTATGGATCATGTGGTCATCCATAGGAATAACCATAGCGGCTGGGTCTGTTGTTATCCCATCAAAAATACTAGAATACATAGCAAGAAACTGTTGCTTGCCCTTTATCTTTTCTCTAAATGATTTTAGCCTTTCATAGGCCTTGTGCgttcaaaagaagaaaaaagaaacataCGAAAAAAATGCAGTTAGTAAGTAATACTGAAAtcacatattaaaaataatgattttccCTTTCTAATTTCACTATGGTTACAAACATAATTATCTTTACTTCAgccatacaattttttttttgtcacaaTCATAACTTTTAGACCTTTCTTGAAAAATTCACTTTCTAAAATGATATGAGATAAAAAAAGTTTGTTGAGTACATTGAATTATATCACTGTTACATTATCCACAAACATCTAGTCACGTATATAGTGAATTTCATCGAATATTGGCAATTAAACAACCATTGATAATCAACAAGTCCTTTGTGAAATTCCAAATTAGTGCTTTCTGAAAACATGGTTGAAAATCTAAACAAAGTGattaatcttttaaataatttaggtcTAACTCAATAAAAGTGAGAATTATCTTACTTATATAATGggctggatttttttttctccaatgCACCCTGGGCTAGCTGCATAGATAACAGGCTCTATGACCCTTTTAACGGATATAGGATAGTCACCATTATCATCTTACAAAATAGTTTACATCTACCTCAACCTCACCCGTTTATTTTTGAAGGTAGTTAGAAGAGAGATTAGTCGAGaacaaaattgataaatatcCGGTAACAGTatagttaacaaaaaaaaaaaactgcaaaCAGAGAATATTCTCCAGTCATAACAAGTCCTAACCCGAACCACAAACAAAAATTGAGAGTACAAAAAAAGATTAGACCTCGGAGGAAGTCAAAACCGGAACACGAGATACTTCAGTTTTAGAATCTGCAATGTCAACGCACCATTAGTTTCGAAAATCAACATTGATTAGGAAGCAGCGAGAGTCCAGAAAACGCACCTGCGGAGGCTGCAGATTGGTAGGAAGCAGCGAGAGCGGTGGGGAAATGGCGATGGAAGCGGTGGCGATGTGGCGGAAAGGAAAGAGAGTGGGAAATTTGCGAGAGGAATGGGAGAGAAGCCATGTTTAGGAAGAGAAGTGAGAAGCAATTGGAGAATGGAAGGTTGGTTGGGTTTGTTTTTTGGTTTCCATTAAACAAAGATGATCGCAACTAGTTTGGAGTATTCTTCGTCCTCCCTCGTAATAACACTAGTAGTACCTGACCCGTGCATtgaaaatatcatatttaaatattaatattataatattagattaaatttgtttttcttaaagGTAAGATATTAAATTGTAATATTAGTTATACAATgaattataagttaaaattaaattaagtaaaaatcatataaattaaaaatagatatgATGGGTATATTAAAAACGCAATATAGAAAAATTTAACTAtagttaataatttaaaacactACAGGATCATAGGTGTAAAATTATAtacttaatttataatattataatattaaaaagtaaagaGAAATAATGTTGATATATTACAATCAATTATTACTAAATAATTGAGAATAGATAAAATTgagcaaaaataaaattattatgaacaaaattattGATCATTCAGGATGATGGTAAAATCTCTCCTTTGAATATCAGATTTTCATGAATActgtaatgttaaaaaaataattaaataaaatttattaaatatgaaaataataaaatacattaacTAAATATACCTTTTATTTGAATACTCTTCATTATAAAATGAGCTCTCTGAATGAAGTTTTATTTTGATGTGACTATGTTTAATTCATTTCATAGTTACAAAAATAAACGATATGGTATACAATATGTATATGAGGGgtagcaataaaaaataaacgaTACGATATATGTTAGATACAATATGCATGAGGTAGTAATGaagaatgaaaatttaaaaaccatatATTAGTGTAGGTGCCTTATTATGCATGTTAACCAAATAGAAAGTGgtaaaaattaagaattaaaaaaattaaaatgtaatttcatcagctattttcaaatttcttaGACATTTTTTTATGGTATTTGACATTTTCAACtttgatttagttttaaaaaaaattattacaatttataattgtccattaattaaaaaaatttaaaaagtaacgCATTAGAATTAAATATATCCTATAAAAAATACAACACCAAATTACATAACTTTGGAATGTAGgtaaaatgaattaattttgtaaACAACATGTACATTACAATAATTTGAACTATTTTCAATTATCCAAAGTCCTATCTAATATAAAGTtcacataaaaattataaaagtaaatacGACTCTTGACCACCAACTTGTGTTGTAGGTCCATCTCAAAAAATATCTTGCActatttattgtaattaaaaataagaaataatgtaaaaagtttaaataattacATTATATGAAGTCCAGTTAATGtaaaatggataaaaaaaaaatgtgtgttcaGAAACATGATTCGGTGAATGACACATTAAACTATGCGTCCAcccttttttatataaattcaaACCAAATATAATGACAAATGATAACACATGAATATCATGAAAATTTTGAAGTACAATAAAAtagaattgataaaaaaaagtgaatacAGTGGAGTAAACATGGATTCCTCACCAGATCTATGCTAAACCGTCAAACAATTGAATACATCATTGAATACTTAATAATGAACAATATAATCACAATCAAAATTTTAGAATATTaagtcaaaataaataataaataagaa from Phaseolus vulgaris cultivar G19833 chromosome 1, P. vulgaris v2.0, whole genome shotgun sequence carries:
- the LOC137813443 gene encoding D-amino-acid transaminase, chloroplastic isoform X1; the protein is MASLPFLSQISHSLSFPPHRHRFHRHFPTALAASYQSAASADSKTEVSRVPVLTSSEAYERLKSFREKIKGKQQFLAMYSSIFDGITTDPAAMVIPMDDHMIHRGHGVFDTAAIVDGYLYELDQHLDRFLSSAFMSKIDPPFDRGSIRRILIQTVSASKCRKGSLRYWLSAGPGDFQLSPSNCHQSSLYAIVIQDLSPSSLNSRGVKVVTSSVPIKHPKFAITKSVNYLPNVLSKVEAEEAGAFVGIWLDDEGFVAEGPNMNVAFVTKEKELIMPHFDKILSGCTAKRVLTLAEGLLSEGKLKGIRMENVTVEEGKKADEMMLLGSGVLVCPVVQWDEHVIGDGKEGPVTQALFNLIVDDMKSGPSTVRIPVPY
- the LOC137813443 gene encoding D-amino-acid transaminase, chloroplastic isoform X2 is translated as MYSSIFDGITTDPAAMVIPMDDHMIHRGHGVFDTAAIVDGYLYELDQHLDRFLSSAFMSKIDPPFDRGSIRRILIQTVSASKCRKGSLRYWLSAGPGDFQLSPSNCHQSSLYAIVIQDLSPSSLNSRGVKVVTSSVPIKHPKFAITKSVNYLPNVLSKVEAEEAGAFVGIWLDDEGFVAEGPNMNVAFVTKEKELIMPHFDKILSGCTAKRVLTLAEGLLSEGKLKGIRMENVTVEEGKKADEMMLLGSGVLVCPVVQWDEHVIGDGKEGPVTQALFNLIVDDMKSGPSTVRIPVPY